The following coding sequences lie in one Calidithermus timidus DSM 17022 genomic window:
- the accC gene encoding acetyl-CoA carboxylase biotin carboxylase subunit codes for MFNKILIANRGEIALRVLRAAREMGIKVVVAHSEADTQSLPVLLADEAICIGAPPSTQSYLNIPNLLSAAIISGADAIHPGYGFLAENPQFAEMCREYGIVFIGPTPENMYSLGSKAGGREIAAKSNVPTVPGTGVLESVEEAIAAAEQIGYPVLLKASAGGGGRGQKVVRSSDEMKTAFVQAQQEAQNYFGDPALILEKFIELFRHVEVQVMGDGKGHVIHIGERDCSIQRRNQKLIEEAPSRLPEELRQEILAAGVRLAKYVNYQGAGTLEFIVDPEGNYYFMEMNTRIQVEHCVSEMISGLDFVKMQIRIAAGEPLDLQQEDVELKGHAIECRINAEDYEKDFRPSIGKVETLHFPGGPGVRIDSHLYAGYSIPPHYDSLVAKLIVHAPTREEAIDRMKRALGETVIEGPGVKTTVPFHLKVMDNAFYRRGAIFTNFVTTRMNDR; via the coding sequence ATGTTTAACAAGATCCTCATCGCCAACCGGGGGGAAATCGCCCTGCGGGTGCTGCGCGCGGCTCGCGAGATGGGCATCAAGGTGGTGGTGGCCCATTCCGAGGCCGATACCCAGTCCCTGCCTGTCCTGCTGGCCGACGAGGCCATCTGCATCGGGGCGCCACCCTCGACCCAGAGCTACCTCAACATCCCCAACCTGCTCTCGGCGGCCATCATCAGCGGGGCCGACGCCATCCACCCCGGCTACGGCTTCCTGGCCGAGAACCCTCAGTTCGCCGAGATGTGCCGGGAGTACGGCATCGTCTTCATCGGCCCGACGCCCGAGAACATGTACAGCCTGGGCTCCAAGGCCGGCGGGCGCGAGATCGCGGCGAAGTCCAACGTGCCCACCGTTCCGGGGACGGGCGTGCTCGAGAGCGTCGAGGAGGCCATCGCCGCCGCCGAGCAGATCGGCTACCCGGTGCTGCTCAAAGCCAGCGCGGGCGGGGGCGGACGCGGTCAGAAGGTCGTGCGCTCCTCCGACGAGATGAAGACCGCCTTCGTGCAGGCCCAGCAGGAGGCCCAGAACTACTTTGGCGACCCCGCGCTGATCCTCGAGAAATTCATCGAGCTCTTCCGCCACGTCGAGGTGCAGGTGATGGGTGACGGTAAGGGTCACGTCATCCACATCGGCGAGCGCGACTGCTCGATCCAGCGGCGCAACCAAAAGCTCATCGAGGAAGCTCCCAGCCGCCTGCCCGAGGAGCTGCGCCAGGAAATCCTGGCCGCGGGGGTCCGCTTAGCCAAGTACGTCAATTACCAGGGGGCGGGAACCTTAGAGTTCATCGTCGATCCCGAGGGCAATTACTACTTCATGGAGATGAACACCCGCATCCAGGTCGAGCACTGCGTCTCTGAGATGATCTCGGGCCTGGACTTTGTGAAGATGCAGATCCGCATCGCTGCGGGCGAGCCTCTCGACCTCCAGCAGGAGGACGTCGAGCTCAAGGGTCACGCCATCGAGTGCCGCATCAACGCCGAGGACTACGAAAAAGACTTCCGCCCCAGCATCGGCAAGGTCGAGACCCTGCACTTCCCCGGCGGCCCCGGCGTGCGCATCGACTCGCACCTCTACGCCGGTTACAGCATCCCGCCCCACTACGACTCGCTCGTCGCCAAGCTCATCGTCCACGCCCCTACCCGCGAGGAGGCCATCGACCGCATGAAGCGGGCCTTGGGTGAGACCGTCATCGAAGGGCCGGGCGTCAAGACCACCGTGCCCTTCCACCTCAAGGTCATGGACAATGCCTTCTACCGCCGGGGGGCCATCTTCACCAACTTCGTCACCACGCGGATGAACGACCGATGA
- a CDS encoding septal ring lytic transglycosylase RlpA family protein, translating into MKLLSLLVFLSLSLSLAQEYRVQKGDTLYSIARRHGTTVEALKALNGLRSDVIKVGQVLLVSRSPRAPGVEWRFLQQGKAAWYGPRFQGRRTASGERFNTYDLTAAHPTLPFGTRVRVTNLRNGRRVIVRVNDRGPYIRGYVIDLSYAAAQAIGMSGTATVRLEVLR; encoded by the coding sequence ATGAAGCTGCTGAGCTTGCTGGTATTCCTGAGCCTGAGCCTCTCTCTGGCTCAGGAATATCGCGTGCAGAAGGGGGATACCCTCTACTCCATCGCCCGAAGGCACGGCACAACCGTCGAGGCGCTCAAGGCGCTCAACGGCCTGAGGAGCGACGTAATCAAGGTGGGGCAGGTGCTCCTGGTCTCCCGTAGTCCCCGCGCCCCTGGCGTCGAATGGCGCTTTTTACAGCAGGGCAAGGCAGCCTGGTACGGTCCTCGCTTCCAAGGCAGGCGCACCGCCAGCGGCGAACGCTTCAACACCTACGACCTCACCGCCGCACACCCCACGCTGCCCTTTGGCACGCGGGTGCGGGTGACCAACCTGCGCAACGGGCGCAGGGTGATCGTGCGGGTCAACGACCGGGGGCCCTACATCCGGGGCTACGTGATCGACCTCTCCTATGCCGCCGCCCAGGCCATCGGCATGTCGGGAACGGCCACAGTGCGTCTGGAAGTCCTCAGATGA
- the accB gene encoding acetyl-CoA carboxylase biotin carboxyl carrier protein — MNAKELKLILQALVENEVSELSLETPDYKLTVKRGGTAPAVTYVTPASAPAPVIPAPVPTPVPIPPSPAPEPAPANPAPAPTPEPKPEEPAVRGVEVKAPIVGTFYRAPSPDAEPFVKEGDVVKKGQVLCIIEAMKLMNEIESDVSGIVRKILVSNGEPVEYGQALFIIEPA, encoded by the coding sequence ATGAACGCGAAGGAACTGAAGCTCATCCTGCAAGCCTTGGTTGAAAACGAGGTTTCCGAACTCAGCCTCGAGACCCCTGACTACAAACTCACCGTCAAACGTGGGGGCACGGCCCCCGCTGTGACCTATGTGACACCTGCTTCGGCACCCGCCCCGGTTATTCCGGCCCCGGTTCCTACCCCGGTGCCCATCCCGCCCTCGCCCGCGCCGGAGCCAGCCCCTGCCAACCCGGCTCCAGCTCCCACTCCTGAACCAAAGCCTGAAGAGCCTGCCGTCAGGGGAGTGGAGGTCAAGGCCCCCATCGTGGGCACCTTCTACCGAGCCCCCTCTCCCGACGCCGAGCCCTTTGTCAAGGAGGGCGATGTGGTGAAGAAGGGCCAGGTGCTGTGCATCATCGAGGCCATGAAGTTGATGAACGAGATCGAATCCGACGTCTCCGGGATCGTGCGCAAAATCCTGGTGAGCAACGGTGAACCGGTCGAGTACGGGCAAGCCCTCTTCATCATCGAACCTGCTTGA
- the efp gene encoding elongation factor P: protein MISVTDLRNGTKVKMDGGLWMCVDYQHQKIGRGGAKVVAKFKNLETGVTVERSFNSGEKLEDIYVETKDLQYLYAEGDELVLMDLETYEQFHVPKDITEAAKFLKEGMTVQGSMYNGRPLDITPPFTVELKIVDTPPGVRGDTVSGGTKPATLETGAVVQVPLFVEVGEVIKVDTRTGSYISRA from the coding sequence ATGATCAGCGTGACCGACTTGCGCAACGGCACAAAAGTCAAGATGGACGGCGGCCTGTGGATGTGTGTGGACTACCAGCACCAGAAGATCGGGCGCGGTGGGGCCAAGGTGGTCGCCAAGTTCAAGAACCTCGAGACCGGCGTCACCGTGGAGCGCTCCTTCAACTCAGGGGAGAAGCTCGAGGACATCTACGTCGAGACCAAGGACCTACAGTACCTCTACGCCGAAGGTGACGAGCTGGTGCTGATGGACCTCGAGACCTACGAGCAATTTCACGTACCCAAGGACATCACCGAGGCGGCCAAGTTCCTCAAGGAGGGCATGACCGTGCAGGGCTCGATGTACAACGGGCGCCCGCTCGACATCACCCCGCCCTTCACGGTCGAGCTCAAGATCGTCGATACGCCGCCCGGTGTGCGCGGTGACACCGTTTCGGGGGGCACCAAGCCGGCGACGCTCGAGACCGGCGCGGTGGTGCAGGTTCCCCTGTTCGTGGAAGTGGGCGAGGTTATCAAGGTCGATACCCGCACGGGCAGCTACATCAGCCGGGCTTGA
- a CDS encoding site-2 protease family protein, with protein sequence MLIELLRDEPLTFFLVVGILLFSLTLHELGHALSASWSGDQTARLMGRLSLNPFRHLDPWGTLLLLFAGFGWAKPVPIDPRNFRHYRLGLFAVSVAGIVVNVLIALACVLLLRSLDALGMATPDGTLTKALLYAAAINITLAVFNLLPVPPLDGSKIVQSALPLRWHPFIWRLEANPNYAIIALLLFLTVLRGPVVQLIRLVQNEFFKFTLG encoded by the coding sequence ATGTTGATCGAGCTCTTGCGCGATGAACCGCTTACCTTTTTCTTGGTGGTGGGCATCTTGCTGTTCTCCTTGACCCTTCACGAGCTGGGACACGCGCTGAGCGCCTCCTGGTCGGGCGACCAGACTGCCCGCCTGATGGGGCGCCTCAGCCTCAACCCCTTCCGACACCTCGACCCCTGGGGAACCTTGCTGCTGCTCTTCGCCGGCTTTGGCTGGGCCAAGCCGGTGCCCATCGACCCGCGCAATTTCCGGCACTACCGGCTCGGCCTCTTCGCGGTCTCCGTCGCCGGCATCGTGGTCAATGTGCTCATCGCCCTGGCGTGCGTACTGCTGCTGAGGAGCCTCGACGCGCTGGGTATGGCCACGCCCGACGGTACCCTCACCAAGGCTTTGCTATACGCTGCGGCCATCAATATCACCCTGGCGGTGTTCAACCTGCTGCCGGTGCCTCCCCTCGACGGCTCCAAGATCGTGCAGAGCGCACTCCCGCTGCGCTGGCACCCCTTCATCTGGCGCCTCGAGGCCAACCCCAACTACGCCATCATCGCGTTGCTGTTGTTCCTCACCGTGTTGCGCGGACCGGTGGTGCAGCTCATTCGCTTGGTGCAGAACGAGTTTTTCAAGTTTACCTTGGGGTGA
- a CDS encoding deoxyribonuclease IV has product MIRHGLHLSIASKEGVAGAVREAELLGLSAFQIFAKSPRAWKTRPLSPAQIERFRARRENLGAIPAVIHASYLVNLGASGVLWEKSVFSLADDLMKAQALGVGHVVVHPGSGDAERVREGALKARELAALGKNGPKLLLENSAGGGRELGSDLYDLARLIEGTPLGVCFDTCHAFAAGYRIHEDPAGVLSVLEEIIGLGRVPVIHLNDSQHAFASHKDLHANLLEGYIGPALAEFVTDSRLSGKVVILETPRSLQEDAHNLRVLREWLRG; this is encoded by the coding sequence ATGATCCGCCACGGCCTGCACCTTTCGATCGCGAGCAAGGAGGGTGTGGCGGGTGCGGTGCGGGAAGCCGAGCTACTGGGCCTGAGCGCTTTCCAGATCTTCGCCAAGAGCCCCCGGGCCTGGAAGACCCGCCCCCTCTCTCCCGCTCAGATCGAGCGCTTCCGGGCCAGGCGCGAAAACCTAGGGGCCATCCCGGCGGTGATCCACGCCTCGTACCTGGTCAATCTGGGGGCTTCGGGCGTGCTGTGGGAGAAGAGCGTGTTCAGCCTGGCCGACGACCTGATGAAAGCCCAGGCCCTGGGCGTGGGGCACGTGGTGGTGCATCCGGGTTCGGGCGACGCCGAGCGGGTGCGGGAAGGCGCGCTGAAGGCCCGCGAGCTGGCGGCTTTAGGGAAGAACGGCCCCAAACTGCTGCTGGAGAACAGCGCGGGAGGGGGCAGGGAGCTGGGTTCCGACCTGTACGATCTGGCCCGGCTCATCGAGGGCACACCGCTTGGGGTGTGCTTCGACACCTGCCACGCCTTTGCCGCCGGATACCGCATCCACGAAGACCCCGCCGGCGTGCTGAGCGTGCTGGAGGAGATAATCGGCCTGGGGCGCGTGCCGGTGATCCACCTCAACGACTCGCAGCACGCGTTCGCCAGCCATAAAGACCTCCATGCCAACCTGCTCGAGGGCTACATCGGCCCGGCGCTGGCCGAGTTCGTCACCGACAGCCGCCTAAGCGGGAAAGTGGTGATCCTCGAGACCCCCAGAAGCCTGCAGGAGGACGCGCACAACCTGCGGGTGTTGCGGGAGTGGCTGAGGGGGTGA
- a CDS encoding M24 family metallopeptidase codes for MHPLSSMLEDAGLDALLITQPENVRYLSGFTSPKDGWVAVWREGATLVTDPRYTVQAQQESRIPHRIVPREHSTEVAAELLQGRVGFEANHLAFGRLEALREQVSAEWVPTHDLVERLRLRKAPEELERIRAAAKLADEGYEHILPFLKPGVSELDIALELEFFLRKRGSEGVAFEIIVASGERSAMPHGVASSKKLLPGELVTLDFGAVVEGYHSDMTRTVALGEVSCELREIYDAVLEAQQAALEAVRPGKTGKELDAIARQVLSERGYGEYFAHGLGHGVGLAIHEGPRLSKLSDDVLEAGMVLTIEPGVYIPGVGGCRIEDLVLVTELGCEVLSRSPKGFSPL; via the coding sequence ATGCATCCCCTAAGCAGCATGCTCGAGGACGCCGGTCTGGACGCTTTGCTGATCACCCAGCCGGAGAACGTCCGATATTTATCGGGTTTTACCAGTCCGAAGGATGGCTGGGTAGCGGTCTGGCGCGAGGGAGCGACCCTGGTCACCGACCCCCGCTATACGGTGCAAGCTCAGCAGGAATCGCGCATCCCCCACCGTATCGTGCCGCGCGAGCACAGCACCGAGGTGGCGGCTGAACTGTTGCAAGGACGGGTGGGCTTCGAGGCCAACCATCTGGCCTTCGGGCGCTTGGAAGCGCTAAGGGAACAGGTTTCAGCGGAGTGGGTCCCCACCCACGACCTGGTGGAAAGGCTGCGCCTACGGAAGGCCCCCGAGGAACTCGAGCGCATCCGCGCCGCCGCCAAGCTAGCCGATGAGGGCTACGAGCACATCCTGCCCTTCCTCAAGCCCGGCGTTAGCGAGCTCGACATCGCGCTGGAGCTCGAGTTCTTCCTGCGCAAGCGCGGCTCGGAGGGCGTGGCCTTCGAGATCATCGTAGCCTCAGGCGAGCGCAGCGCCATGCCCCACGGGGTTGCCAGCTCAAAGAAGCTGCTGCCGGGCGAGCTGGTCACGCTGGATTTCGGCGCAGTGGTAGAGGGCTACCACTCCGACATGACCCGCACGGTAGCCCTGGGAGAAGTCTCGTGCGAGCTGCGGGAGATCTACGACGCGGTCCTCGAGGCCCAGCAGGCCGCGCTCGAGGCCGTGCGTCCTGGCAAGACGGGCAAGGAACTCGACGCCATCGCCCGGCAGGTGCTGAGCGAGCGGGGTTATGGCGAGTACTTCGCCCACGGCCTGGGCCACGGGGTGGGCTTGGCCATCCACGAAGGGCCTCGCCTGAGCAAGCTCTCCGACGATGTGCTCGAGGCCGGCATGGTGCTGACGATTGAGCCAGGGGTGTACATCCCCGGCGTGGGGGGTTGCCGCATCGAGGACCTGGTGCTGGTGACCGAACTCGGCTGCGAGGTGCTCTCGCGCAGCCCCAAGGGGTTTAGCCCCCTATGA
- a CDS encoding NUDIX domain-containing protein, with protein MTDPEDSPWRTLSSELVYDNRWISVTHREVINPSGNPGVYGVVHFKNRAIGVLPLDEEGNTYLVGQYRYTLGRYSWEIPEGGGPFDEEPLEAAKRELLEETGLRADRWELLLTLHLSNSVTDEIGMVYLARGLQQGEASPEETEQLRVRKVPLEEVYRRVLEGEITDSLTIAAVLRAKLLLLEQGRW; from the coding sequence ATGACCGACCCCGAAGACTCCCCCTGGCGAACCCTCTCCTCCGAGCTGGTCTACGACAACCGCTGGATCTCCGTCACCCACCGCGAGGTGATCAACCCCAGCGGCAACCCCGGCGTCTACGGGGTGGTGCACTTCAAGAACCGAGCCATCGGGGTGCTGCCCCTCGACGAGGAGGGCAACACCTATCTGGTGGGCCAGTACCGCTACACCCTGGGCCGCTACTCCTGGGAAATCCCCGAAGGCGGCGGCCCCTTCGACGAAGAACCCCTCGAGGCCGCCAAGCGCGAATTGCTCGAGGAGACCGGCCTACGCGCCGATCGCTGGGAACTGCTGCTGACGCTGCACCTCTCCAACTCCGTCACCGATGAAATCGGGATGGTGTACCTGGCGCGGGGGCTGCAGCAGGGCGAAGCCAGCCCGGAAGAGACCGAGCAACTGCGCGTGCGCAAGGTGCCGCTGGAGGAGGTTTATCGCCGGGTGTTGGAGGGTGAGATCACCGACTCGCTCACCATAGCGGCGGTGTTGCGGGCGAAGTTGCTGCTGCTAGAGCAGGGCCGGTGGTGA
- a CDS encoding cytochrome c oxidase subunit 2A, whose amino-acid sequence MEKPKDHRPWGAVLVVAVVTVFILTFWLFYFFTFLGRS is encoded by the coding sequence ATGGAGAAGCCAAAAGATCACCGGCCCTGGGGGGCAGTCTTGGTGGTGGCGGTGGTAACCGTCTTTATTCTCACCTTCTGGCTGTTCTACTTCTTCACTTTCCTGGGGAGGAGCTAG
- a CDS encoding diguanylate cyclase domain-containing protein codes for MASVAWIPFGTPEQEFGLLGAFRLQTPRPWRLEEQGLLEVTADALSISAQRVTRARQLREAAQYSEVLLQISRLTERALEVEEAAAEVIRTIANVADVDWIGLAVVRGNSVRLRKVWDSPMSIPTSDTHKESSPVWKAIEAGSPVYIDDYPNHPQAMKALLEVGVQSVAIIPLTLGERGTAIFAAKFASDRPWTHKDRSLFEAAARSVRAAQEHRDYLRAMEAAAFTDPLTGLGNRRAFERDLEASLNSARRHGYPVSVLMLDLDGLKQVNDTHGHERGDALLQGFAHALHANLRRENRLYRLGGDEYAAILEHTPSSKSMFAAIRNRVARAIAELRRSGFPEAGVSAGLASFPQEADSAQSLVRLADERMYKEKAAHKAHWIRPNEGEE; via the coding sequence GTGGCCTCGGTAGCCTGGATTCCCTTCGGCACCCCCGAGCAGGAATTCGGGCTGCTGGGGGCCTTCCGCCTGCAAACCCCTCGTCCGTGGCGCCTGGAGGAGCAGGGACTGCTCGAGGTCACCGCCGACGCCCTTTCGATCTCAGCCCAGCGGGTCACGCGGGCGAGGCAGTTGCGCGAAGCGGCGCAGTACTCCGAAGTGCTGCTGCAGATCTCACGCCTGACCGAGAGGGCGCTCGAGGTCGAGGAGGCAGCCGCAGAGGTCATCCGTACCATCGCCAACGTAGCTGACGTAGACTGGATAGGCCTGGCGGTAGTGCGGGGCAACTCGGTGAGACTGCGCAAGGTGTGGGACAGCCCCATGTCGATCCCCACCTCCGACACGCACAAGGAGTCCAGCCCGGTGTGGAAGGCCATCGAAGCGGGAAGCCCGGTCTACATCGACGACTATCCCAATCACCCTCAGGCCATGAAAGCCCTGCTCGAGGTGGGCGTCCAGTCGGTAGCGATTATCCCCCTGACGCTGGGCGAACGGGGCACGGCCATCTTTGCGGCCAAGTTCGCTTCCGATCGCCCCTGGACCCACAAGGACCGCAGCCTCTTCGAGGCCGCAGCCCGCAGCGTACGCGCTGCTCAGGAACACCGCGATTACCTGCGGGCCATGGAAGCTGCCGCCTTCACCGATCCCCTCACCGGACTGGGCAATCGGCGGGCCTTCGAGCGCGACCTCGAGGCCTCGCTCAACAGCGCCCGGCGTCACGGCTACCCGGTGAGTGTACTCATGCTCGACCTCGATGGGCTCAAGCAGGTCAACGACACCCATGGCCACGAGCGCGGCGACGCGTTGCTGCAGGGCTTCGCGCATGCTCTGCACGCCAACCTGCGCCGTGAAAATCGCCTTTACCGCCTGGGCGGCGACGAATACGCGGCCATCCTCGAGCACACCCCTTCCAGCAAGAGCATGTTCGCTGCTATTCGCAATAGGGTAGCACGGGCTATCGCGGAACTTAGGAGGAGCGGTTTCCCCGAAGCCGGCGTGAGCGCAGGGCTGGCCTCCTTCCCTCAAGAAGCCGATAGTGCTCAAAGCCTCGTGCGCCTGGCCGATGAGCGGATGTACAAAGAGAAAGCCGCCCACAAGGCCCACTGGATTCGCCCCAACGAGGGTGAAGAATAG
- the tkt gene encoding transketolase: MVESARVQTLSINAVRMLALDAVEQAKSGHPGMPMGMAPAAYVLWTEFLKHNPRDPRWFDRDRFVLSAGHGSMLIYALLHLSGYDLPLEELKRFRQWGSRTPGHPEYGHTVGVETTTGPLGQGISTAVGMALAERRLAAEFNREGHTIVDHYTYVLASDGDLMEGVSSEASSLAGHLKLGKLIVLYDDNNISIDGSTDLAFTEDVLGRYRAYGWHTVGGVHGEDLEAIRRAIREAQADPRPSIISIKSIIGFGSPLAGHHKAHSDAMGPEKVAATREALGWPYAPFEIPQEVYDDYRRTLSKGEAAQAEWNRRLEAYRHAFPELAAEFHRRMAGELPNGFASSEAGWEQALPSFEPGSKLATRAASGKVLDALAARMPELLGGSADLTPSNNTKAVGMEDFSASNPTGRYIRYGVREHGMGAILNGINLHGGHRAYGGTFLVFSDYMRPAVRIAALMGVPTIFVYTHDSIALGEDGPTHQPVEHLMSLRAIPNLWVIRPADADETAMAWRMALERKSGPTALALTRQAVPVLDRGKLAPAEEALKGGYVLSEVENPQAVIVATGSEVGLALEAQAALAKEGLRVRVVSLPCWEAFEAQGAEYRDAVLPPHLPTVSVEAGTTLGWERYADRCIGLDRFGASAPYAVVYKELGFTPERVVEAVKSLL; encoded by the coding sequence ATGGTAGAGTCCGCCAGAGTTCAGACCCTCTCGATCAATGCCGTCCGCATGCTGGCCCTCGATGCCGTAGAGCAGGCCAAGAGCGGGCACCCTGGGATGCCCATGGGCATGGCCCCGGCGGCTTACGTGCTGTGGACCGAATTCCTCAAGCACAACCCGCGCGATCCCCGCTGGTTCGACCGCGACCGCTTTGTACTCTCGGCGGGCCACGGCAGCATGCTGATCTACGCGCTGCTGCACCTCAGCGGCTACGACCTGCCGCTGGAGGAGCTCAAGCGCTTCCGCCAGTGGGGCTCACGCACCCCCGGCCACCCCGAGTACGGTCACACCGTGGGTGTCGAGACCACCACCGGCCCGCTGGGGCAGGGGATCAGCACCGCGGTGGGGATGGCCCTGGCCGAGCGCAGGCTGGCGGCAGAGTTCAACCGCGAGGGCCACACCATCGTCGACCACTACACCTACGTGCTGGCCTCCGACGGCGACCTGATGGAGGGGGTCTCGAGCGAGGCCAGCTCGCTGGCTGGGCACCTCAAGCTGGGCAAGCTGATCGTCCTTTACGACGACAACAACATCTCCATCGACGGATCCACCGATCTGGCCTTCACCGAGGACGTGTTGGGGCGTTACAGGGCCTACGGCTGGCATACGGTGGGCGGAGTCCACGGCGAGGACCTCGAGGCCATCCGCCGGGCCATCCGGGAAGCCCAGGCCGACCCCCGCCCCAGCATCATCTCCATCAAGAGCATCATCGGCTTCGGCTCGCCCCTGGCTGGGCACCACAAGGCCCACTCCGACGCGATGGGGCCCGAGAAAGTGGCGGCCACCCGCGAGGCGTTGGGATGGCCGTACGCCCCGTTTGAAATCCCGCAGGAGGTCTACGACGACTACCGTCGGACTCTTTCCAAGGGCGAAGCCGCCCAGGCCGAGTGGAACCGCCGCCTGGAAGCCTACCGCCACGCTTTCCCCGAGCTGGCCGCCGAGTTCCACCGCCGCATGGCCGGCGAGCTGCCCAACGGTTTTGCCAGCAGCGAGGCTGGCTGGGAGCAGGCCCTGCCCAGCTTCGAGCCGGGCTCCAAGCTCGCTACCCGCGCCGCCAGCGGCAAGGTGCTCGATGCCCTGGCGGCGCGCATGCCCGAGCTCCTGGGGGGTAGCGCCGACCTCACCCCCTCCAACAACACCAAGGCGGTGGGCATGGAGGACTTTTCTGCTTCCAACCCCACCGGTCGCTACATCCGCTACGGGGTGCGCGAGCACGGTATGGGGGCCATTCTGAATGGGATTAACCTGCACGGCGGCCACCGGGCCTACGGCGGCACCTTCCTGGTGTTCTCCGACTACATGCGCCCGGCCGTCCGCATAGCCGCGCTCATGGGGGTTCCCACCATCTTCGTCTACACCCACGACTCCATCGCGTTGGGCGAGGACGGTCCCACCCACCAGCCCGTCGAGCACCTCATGAGCTTGCGGGCCATCCCCAACCTCTGGGTCATTCGCCCGGCGGACGCCGACGAGACCGCGATGGCTTGGAGGATGGCCCTCGAGCGCAAGAGCGGCCCCACCGCCTTGGCCCTCACCCGCCAGGCCGTTCCGGTCCTCGATCGCGGCAAGCTGGCCCCTGCTGAAGAGGCACTAAAAGGCGGATACGTCCTCTCGGAGGTGGAGAATCCTCAGGCGGTCATCGTCGCCACCGGGAGCGAAGTTGGCCTGGCCCTCGAGGCTCAGGCCGCACTGGCCAAAGAGGGCTTGCGGGTACGGGTGGTGAGCCTGCCCTGCTGGGAGGCCTTTGAGGCCCAGGGCGCTGAGTATCGCGACGCCGTGCTGCCCCCTCATCTCCCCACGGTCTCGGTGGAAGCCGGGACCACCCTGGGTTGGGAGCGCTACGCCGACAGGTGCATCGGCCTCGATCGTTTTGGGGCCAGCGCTCCCTACGCCGTGGTCTACAAGGAGCTCGGCTTCACCCCTGAGCGCGTCGTGGAAGCGGTGAAGTCGCTGCTTTGA
- a CDS encoding PAS domain S-box protein produces MLNVHPKLPEAELLAGVLEPMAMLDERGRVLAWNPAAENVFGYNQIEALYQPLSKLTAVPLLAQQLAELTGSIHQVKGRARDGHPLVLELSLRPYRKNGLTFYLACLRDRTALHQAQQQVQALQAETERLAAQRTTLEASLRESAYLAALTGALERYEDLQPLAGEVIRRLRPLVGADWMAVLLGSVKEGFQPIAFDGQAPQLLRFLTEQPLTLGLDDSLPSELAHSQPRFVDDYRSLLITHPARPPCKAAWPR; encoded by the coding sequence GTGTTGAATGTTCATCCCAAGCTTCCCGAGGCTGAGCTACTGGCAGGGGTACTTGAGCCAATGGCGATGCTGGATGAACGAGGCCGGGTGCTGGCCTGGAACCCGGCGGCCGAGAATGTGTTTGGCTACAACCAAATAGAAGCCTTATACCAACCACTGAGCAAACTGACGGCAGTCCCCCTCCTTGCGCAGCAGCTGGCCGAGCTGACAGGAAGCATTCACCAGGTAAAAGGGCGTGCTAGGGATGGCCACCCCCTTGTGCTCGAGCTTTCCCTGCGCCCCTACCGCAAGAATGGCCTCACGTTCTACCTCGCCTGCTTACGCGACCGCACGGCCCTGCACCAGGCCCAGCAGCAGGTGCAGGCCCTGCAGGCAGAAACCGAGCGACTGGCCGCCCAGCGCACCACCCTCGAGGCCAGCCTGCGGGAGAGCGCGTACCTGGCGGCGCTCACGGGGGCGCTCGAGCGCTACGAGGACTTACAGCCGCTGGCCGGGGAAGTAATACGCCGCCTGCGGCCTCTGGTGGGAGCCGACTGGATGGCGGTGCTGCTGGGAAGCGTTAAGGAAGGCTTTCAACCTATCGCCTTCGACGGTCAGGCCCCGCAGCTCCTACGCTTCCTCACCGAGCAGCCCCTGACGCTGGGCCTGGATGACTCCCTCCCCTCCGAACTCGCCCATTCCCAACCTCGCTTCGTGGACGACTACCGTAGCCTGCTCATCACCCATCCGGCCCGGCCGCCTTGCAAAGCGGCGTGGCCTCGGTAG
- a CDS encoding cytochrome c oxidase subunit II → MNHEEHAVIERFERGWLAFGIGMIVVFVVLIAYTMANFGGSIPVGTQRIDPTKVRSEGEFANPRLEQVGNEYVAYVQAFAFGYLPAEMRVKKGHKVTFYVTSPDVQHGFMIERTNINVQVIPGEVARVSHTFRKAGEYRIICNEYCGLGHASMISKIVVEE, encoded by the coding sequence ATGAATCACGAGGAACACGCGGTAATCGAGCGCTTCGAGCGCGGCTGGCTGGCGTTCGGAATCGGGATGATCGTGGTTTTCGTGGTGCTCATCGCCTATACCATGGCCAACTTCGGCGGCAGTATCCCGGTGGGCACCCAGCGCATCGATCCGACCAAGGTACGCAGCGAGGGCGAGTTCGCCAATCCACGCCTCGAGCAGGTCGGCAACGAGTACGTCGCCTACGTCCAGGCCTTCGCTTTCGGCTACCTGCCTGCTGAAATGCGGGTCAAAAAGGGCCACAAAGTGACCTTCTATGTCACCAGTCCCGACGTGCAGCACGGCTTCATGATCGAGCGCACCAACATCAACGTGCAGGTCATTCCCGGCGAGGTGGCCAGGGTAAGCCATACCTTCAGAAAAGCCGGCGAGTACCGGATCATCTGCAACGAGTACTGCGGCCTGGGTCACGCGAGCATGATCAGCAAGATCGTGGTGGAGGAATAA